A region from the Marinitoga sp. 38H-ov genome encodes:
- a CDS encoding ABC transporter permease: protein MKRYEIYRTAIAIGIALFLGYILILVTVYPEGSMVFAEKMKIAFKEANESFKTFLLSPILKERRGEWIFNLRGFIQWINESVPIIITGLAVSLIFTAKHFNIGAEGQLFLGAAIATGAAIYFPSIPIITPIVVILLASLVGAGWSAIPGYLKSKWNASEVVTSLMLNYVALYMGLFIIKTFLRDPNAGQLVSLKFSDSATLFLLNSRYRWHSGILIALALSFALWFVMKKTTWGYKVRLIGNNKHFAYYSGINTQKTFFQVHLLSGAIAGTAGIIELLGYYGRFVWLYSPGYGWDGIIIATLARNNPIYVPIAALFLSYIRVGAKTMGRYTNIPPEMVSILQATIILLVTAEAFLSQMRQRAIEKEARSTEEAIAGGDANE from the coding sequence ATGAAGAGATATGAGATATATAGAACAGCTATAGCTATAGGTATTGCATTGTTTTTAGGATATATTTTAATATTAGTTACGGTATATCCAGAAGGTAGTATGGTTTTTGCAGAAAAAATGAAAATAGCTTTTAAAGAGGCAAATGAATCTTTTAAAACATTTTTGCTTTCACCTATTCTTAAAGAAAGAAGAGGTGAATGGATATTTAATTTAAGAGGGTTTATACAATGGATAAATGAAAGTGTTCCCATTATAATAACTGGGTTAGCAGTATCTTTGATATTTACTGCAAAACATTTTAATATTGGTGCTGAAGGTCAATTGTTTTTAGGAGCAGCAATTGCAACTGGGGCAGCAATTTATTTCCCATCAATACCAATAATAACACCAATTGTAGTAATATTACTGGCATCTTTAGTTGGTGCTGGTTGGTCTGCTATACCTGGTTATTTGAAATCAAAATGGAATGCATCAGAAGTTGTTACCTCTTTAATGCTTAATTATGTTGCATTATATATGGGCCTATTTATAATCAAAACATTTTTAAGAGATCCTAATGCTGGACAATTAGTATCTTTGAAATTTTCTGATTCAGCAACATTATTTTTATTAAATTCAAGGTATAGATGGCATAGCGGTATTTTAATTGCATTAGCGCTTAGTTTTGCATTATGGTTTGTTATGAAAAAAACAACTTGGGGTTATAAAGTGAGATTGATAGGTAATAATAAGCATTTTGCATATTATTCTGGAATAAACACACAAAAAACATTTTTCCAAGTTCATTTATTAAGTGGGGCAATAGCGGGAACTGCTGGAATAATTGAACTATTAGGATATTATGGAAGATTTGTATGGTTATATTCACCAGGATATGGTTGGGATGGAATAATTATAGCTACACTTGCTAGAAATAATCCTATTTATGTTCCTATAGCAGCATTATTCCTTTCTTACATTAGAGTTGGTGCTAAAACCATGGGTAGATACACGAATATTCCACCAGAAATGGTATCTATACTACAAGCAACAATTATATTATTAGTAACAGCAGAAGCATTCTTATCACAAATGAGACAAAGAGCCATAGAAAAGGAAGCTAGAAGTACAGAGGAAGCAATAGCTGGTGGTGATGCAAATGAATAA
- a CDS encoding ABC transporter ATP-binding protein has translation MSEFVLEMKNIWKVYPNGVTANKGVNLRVKKGEIHALLGENGAGKSTLMKILFGFEKPTEGEIYYNGELVHINSPYKAIELRIGMVHQHFMLVPSLTVVENIVLGMEPRKGLSIDLKKSIEFVEKEMNKYGLPVPLNEKVKDISVGMKQRVEIIKTLVRGADLIILDEPTAVLTPQETVELFKALKNLTKAGKTVIFITHKLNEVKEIADRITVLRRGKTIGEAEVKDITEKDMSRMMVGRDVDIEIDKKPAEPGDIVLEAKNLEYTRFDGVKMLKGINLKLREGEILGIAGVEGNGQTELVDIITGMDKPEKGEIFIFGKNMMDADNPHEFRKTGMSFIPADRMLYGVSKEDSIEENLISDRFEKEPYSKKGVLKYNKITENAEKMIKEFDIRTDGPKTAVKMLSGGNIQKVVVAREFTANSKIIVADQPTRGIDIAAADFIRRRLVKERDNNVAVLLVSSDLTELLEVSDRILVIYHGEFVAHFEDVKKINEEILGEYMLGIKKMSKEEMGDLI, from the coding sequence ATGAGTGAATTTGTTCTTGAAATGAAGAATATTTGGAAAGTATATCCAAATGGTGTTACTGCAAATAAAGGTGTAAATTTAAGGGTGAAAAAAGGTGAAATTCACGCATTATTAGGTGAAAATGGTGCTGGGAAAAGTACTTTAATGAAAATATTATTTGGTTTTGAAAAACCTACAGAAGGTGAAATTTATTACAACGGAGAGTTAGTACATATTAATTCGCCGTATAAAGCTATAGAATTAAGGATAGGGATGGTGCATCAACATTTTATGTTAGTACCATCATTAACAGTTGTTGAAAATATTGTTCTTGGTATGGAACCACGAAAAGGATTATCAATAGATTTAAAAAAGTCTATTGAATTTGTGGAGAAAGAAATGAATAAATATGGATTGCCAGTACCATTGAATGAAAAGGTTAAAGATATTAGTGTTGGTATGAAACAACGGGTTGAAATAATAAAAACATTGGTTAGAGGTGCAGATTTAATTATTTTAGATGAACCAACAGCTGTATTAACCCCACAAGAAACAGTAGAATTATTTAAGGCTTTAAAGAATTTAACTAAAGCTGGGAAAACAGTTATATTTATTACACATAAATTGAATGAGGTTAAGGAAATTGCTGATAGAATTACAGTATTAAGACGAGGGAAAACAATTGGAGAAGCTGAAGTAAAAGATATAACTGAAAAAGATATGTCAAGAATGATGGTTGGAAGAGATGTTGATATTGAAATAGATAAAAAACCTGCAGAACCTGGAGATATTGTTTTAGAGGCTAAAAACCTTGAGTATACAAGATTTGATGGAGTTAAAATGCTTAAGGGTATAAATTTAAAATTAAGAGAAGGAGAAATACTTGGAATTGCAGGTGTTGAAGGAAATGGACAAACGGAATTAGTAGATATTATTACAGGAATGGACAAACCAGAAAAAGGAGAAATCTTCATATTTGGAAAAAATATGATGGATGCAGATAATCCGCATGAATTTAGAAAAACCGGCATGAGTTTTATACCAGCAGATAGAATGTTATACGGCGTTTCAAAAGAAGATTCTATAGAAGAAAATTTAATTAGTGATAGATTTGAAAAAGAACCATATTCTAAAAAAGGAGTATTAAAATATAATAAAATTACAGAAAATGCAGAAAAAATGATTAAGGAATTTGATATACGTACAGATGGACCTAAGACAGCAGTAAAGATGTTATCAGGTGGAAATATTCAAAAAGTGGTTGTTGCTAGAGAATTTACAGCTAATTCAAAAATAATAGTAGCGGATCAACCAACTAGAGGTATAGACATTGCAGCTGCAGATTTTATTAGAAGACGTCTAGTTAAAGAAAGAGATAATAATGTTGCAGTATTATTAGTATCCTCTGATTTAACAGAACTATTAGAGGTGTCAGATAGAATATTAGTTATATATCATGGGGAATTTGTTGCTCATTTTGAGGATGTTAAAAAGATTAATGAAGAAATTTTAGGTGAATATATGCTTGGAATTAAAAAAATGTCTAAAGAAGAAATGGGTGATTTAATATGA
- a CDS encoding ABC transporter permease has translation MNNVLSSILSWEFVAAGIRVTTPILLAALGALVAELAGTPNIALEGTMLFSAFVGVIISGFTHSLWLSVIGALITGIIMSTILAYFSLKLKTDIIMAAIALNIFASGGTIYALYLLTGDKGSSASLKSLVLPSIDIPILKDIPILGDILSGHHILTYIAIILVFLIQYMLYRTPLGLRIRSVGESPDAARSVGISVFKTQYTALIISGMLASLGGIFLSMGYVEWFARDMTSGRGFIALAAQALGGTSAYGVALGSLLFGFSEALSFSLQFLNIPYEVTQSMPFIITVGALAFYAWNKAKNKKNRDI, from the coding sequence ATGAATAATGTATTAAGTTCTATATTATCATGGGAATTTGTGGCGGCAGGAATAAGGGTTACAACACCAATATTATTAGCAGCTTTAGGTGCTTTAGTTGCAGAATTAGCGGGAACTCCAAATATTGCTCTTGAAGGTACAATGTTATTTTCTGCATTTGTTGGTGTAATTATTAGTGGTTTTACCCATAGTCTATGGTTATCAGTAATAGGTGCTTTAATAACTGGAATAATAATGTCAACTATTTTAGCGTATTTCTCATTAAAATTAAAAACGGATATAATTATGGCAGCTATTGCATTAAATATTTTTGCTAGTGGTGGAACTATATATGCATTATATTTGCTTACAGGAGATAAAGGATCATCTGCATCGTTAAAATCATTGGTTTTACCAAGTATAGATATACCAATATTAAAAGATATACCAATATTAGGAGATATTTTAAGTGGTCATCATATTCTAACTTATATAGCTATAATTTTAGTATTTTTAATCCAGTATATGTTATATAGAACTCCTCTTGGTTTAAGAATTAGATCTGTAGGCGAATCTCCAGATGCTGCTCGTTCAGTAGGTATTTCTGTATTTAAAACACAATATACAGCTTTAATAATTAGTGGGATGCTTGCAAGTTTGGGTGGAATATTCTTATCAATGGGATACGTCGAGTGGTTTGCAAGAGATATGACATCAGGTAGAGGGTTTATTGCATTGGCAGCCCAAGCATTAGGCGGTACGTCCGCATATGGTGTAGCACTGGGATCATTATTATTTGGATTTTCAGAAGCATTATCGTTTTCTTTACAATTCTTAAATATCCCATATGAAGTTACGCAATCTATGCCGTTTATAATTACAGTAGGTGCCTTAGCCTTTTATGCTTGGAATAAGGCTAAGAATAAGAAAAATAGGGATATTTAG
- a CDS encoding BMP family ABC transporter substrate-binding protein yields the protein MKKLLVVLLVIILSLSLFGKVKVALLINGTLGDKSFFDSAARGMKMAEEQLGAETKIIEMGYNPAEWEPTLEDISDLGEYDLIIVGTWQMVELIQRIAPLYPDQNYVIFDDAVDYSQGNLDNVYSITYKQNEGSFLAGALAALVSKSNEFKYSVPDKKIIGFLGGMDIPVINDFLVGYIEGAKYIDPEMKVLISYVGAWNDPAKGKEFTLSMYRQGADVVFAVAGETGNGVLAAAKEMDRWGIGVDSDMQLLYEEKDMDIVKHTLTSMMKNVDYSLFRAIKLYMEGKMPLGKAEALGLKERGVGLADNKYFKEIMKVDPWVLVQLKDLELAIIRGDIEVPTAYGMSNEELNKIRDSVRP from the coding sequence ATGAAAAAGTTGTTAGTAGTATTATTGGTAATTATATTATCTTTATCATTATTTGGTAAGGTAAAAGTAGCATTATTAATTAATGGTACATTAGGTGATAAATCATTCTTTGATTCCGCAGCAAGAGGAATGAAAATGGCTGAAGAACAATTAGGAGCAGAAACAAAGATTATTGAAATGGGGTATAATCCTGCAGAATGGGAACCAACATTAGAAGATATTTCAGATCTTGGTGAATATGATTTAATAATTGTAGGTACATGGCAAATGGTTGAATTAATACAAAGAATAGCACCATTATATCCAGATCAAAATTATGTAATATTTGATGATGCAGTTGATTATTCACAAGGAAATTTGGATAATGTATATTCTATTACATATAAACAAAATGAAGGATCGTTCTTAGCAGGTGCATTAGCAGCATTAGTATCAAAATCAAATGAATTTAAATATTCTGTTCCAGATAAAAAGATAATAGGTTTCTTAGGAGGTATGGATATTCCTGTTATTAACGATTTCTTAGTTGGATATATTGAAGGTGCAAAATATATTGATCCAGAAATGAAAGTTTTAATCTCATATGTAGGTGCATGGAATGACCCAGCAAAAGGTAAAGAATTCACATTATCAATGTACAGACAAGGTGCAGATGTTGTATTTGCAGTTGCGGGTGAAACAGGAAATGGCGTTTTAGCAGCAGCAAAAGAAATGGATAGATGGGGTATAGGTGTTGATTCTGATATGCAATTGTTATATGAAGAAAAAGATATGGATATAGTAAAGCACACATTAACATCAATGATGAAAAATGTAGATTATTCATTATTCAGAGCTATAAAATTATATATGGAAGGTAAAATGCCATTAGGTAAAGCAGAAGCATTAGGATTAAAAGAAAGAGGCGTTGGATTAGCAGATAATAAATACTTCAAAGAAATTATGAAAGTTGATCCTTGGGTATTAGTTCAATTAAAGGATTTAGAATTAGCTATTATTAGAGGAGATATAGAAGTTCCAACAGCATATGGAATGAGTAACGAAGAATTAAATAAAATTAGAGATTCTGTAAGACCATAA